The following proteins are encoded in a genomic region of Enterocloster clostridioformis:
- a CDS encoding DUF3298 and DUF4163 domain-containing protein has protein sequence MQTITQHILTDQMDYQNSVVLNCQIRYPQFNNASCNQEALQTINQYYVTQASEKGRYCRTVLYPQAAEEANYSRDRSFPFFPYEFNVSYVVTYSRDCIFSLFSEQYTFTGGAHGSTLRTSETWDAESGRQMTLNDFYSDNPSYIHDIQNWIQLEIAERLKANPGTYFDNYPQLLRNSFHPENFYMTPEGIVIYYQQYDIAPYSSGIPEFLLPFDANVSES, from the coding sequence ATGCAAACCATAACCCAGCATATCCTGACAGACCAGATGGATTACCAGAATTCCGTTGTACTCAACTGCCAGATCCGTTACCCGCAATTTAATAATGCTTCCTGCAATCAGGAAGCTCTTCAGACCATAAACCAATATTATGTCACACAGGCAAGCGAAAAAGGACGGTACTGCCGGACTGTATTGTATCCCCAGGCAGCCGAAGAGGCAAATTACAGCCGTGACCGCAGCTTTCCATTTTTTCCGTATGAATTCAATGTAAGCTACGTGGTAACTTATAGCCGGGACTGTATTTTCAGTCTCTTTTCGGAACAGTATACCTTTACAGGCGGAGCTCACGGCTCCACGCTGCGGACATCTGAGACCTGGGATGCCGAATCCGGCAGACAAATGACGCTAAATGACTTTTATTCGGATAATCCTTCTTATATCCATGATATCCAGAATTGGATCCAGCTTGAGATTGCGGAGAGACTGAAAGCCAATCCCGGTACCTATTTTGACAATTATCCCCAGCTCCTGCGCAATTCCTTCCATCCGGAAAATTTTTATATGACGCCAGAGGGAATTGTCATTTATTACCAGCAGTATGATATTGCCCCTTATTCCAGCGGCATACCGGAATTCCTGCTGCCTTTTGACGCAAATGTATCTGAATCCTGA
- a CDS encoding DUF1653 domain-containing protein, with translation MVICQALYGEFGTFARPADMFFSEADREKRQSRSCAVSRN, from the coding sequence CTGGTCATCTGTCAGGCGCTGTACGGTGAGTTTGGAACCTTTGCCAGGCCCGCTGATATGTTCTTTTCTGAGGCGGACAGAGAAAAACGGCAGAGCCGAAGCTGTGCCGTTTCCCGGAATTAA
- a CDS encoding sucrose-specific PTS transporter subunit IIBC, producing the protein MMDYAKTASLVIKYVGGKDNIKSVTHCATRLRFQLRDNGLRNEEAISDLEGVKGVFLTQSQFQIIFGSGIVNMVCDEVQKQLGTLEEKPEEKEEGKGNVVQRFIKMLSDIFVPIIPAIVAGGLLMGLNNLLTSPLINGRSIIALYPMWQGLASAINTFANAPFTFLPVLIGFSATRKFGGNAFLGAAMGMIMVHPDLLNAYQIGLAQPPVWDIFGFQIAAIGYQGTVLPVLAVSWILANIEKRLRKVTPSWLDNLTTPLLSILVTSFLTFIFVGPVLREAGNLLAAGITWLYNTLGPVGGALFGFAYAPITMTGMHHSFIAIETQLLADSAHTGGSFIFSTASMNNVAQGAAVLAVLLMTKNDKMKSICSASGISALLGITEPAMFGVTLKLKYPFYAAMAGSAAGSAYLAATKTLAQALGAAGLPGFISMKPDHYMNFAIGIILSMGVSFALTMVFWKRFALDQQDGTEKRTGSRAGEIEEASEMEMPREIVTQLYVPMKGQILDVGQSADEVFASKALGSGVAINPAEGMVCAPCDGTISLLFPTKHAVGITSETGVEVLIHIGINTVQLDGQGFEAFVSQGDKVKKGDKLIAADLDLIREKGMNPQTMMILPEGGNLDVTVYPGEQADAKNVAVKAVKTE; encoded by the coding sequence ATGATGGATTATGCAAAGACGGCAAGTCTGGTCATCAAGTATGTAGGCGGAAAAGACAACATTAAGTCAGTTACCCATTGTGCCACCAGGCTTCGTTTTCAGCTCAGGGACAACGGGCTGCGGAACGAAGAGGCAATCAGCGACCTGGAGGGGGTAAAAGGAGTGTTTCTCACACAATCCCAGTTCCAGATTATATTTGGTTCCGGTATTGTGAACATGGTCTGCGATGAAGTGCAGAAACAGCTGGGAACATTGGAGGAAAAGCCGGAGGAAAAAGAAGAGGGAAAGGGAAATGTGGTCCAGCGTTTCATTAAAATGCTCAGTGACATTTTCGTGCCAATCATTCCCGCCATTGTGGCAGGCGGTCTTCTCATGGGCCTTAACAACCTGCTGACTTCACCGCTTATAAACGGGCGGTCCATTATTGCGCTGTACCCCATGTGGCAGGGGCTGGCTTCGGCCATCAATACCTTTGCAAACGCGCCCTTTACCTTTCTGCCGGTACTCATCGGCTTCAGCGCAACCAGGAAGTTTGGAGGAAATGCGTTTTTAGGCGCGGCCATGGGCATGATTATGGTTCATCCCGATTTGCTGAACGCATATCAGATTGGACTGGCACAGCCTCCTGTTTGGGACATCTTTGGTTTTCAGATAGCCGCCATCGGATATCAGGGAACAGTCCTTCCTGTTCTGGCTGTTTCATGGATTCTTGCCAATATTGAAAAACGGCTTCGTAAGGTAACGCCATCCTGGCTGGATAACCTGACAACACCCCTTTTATCCATCCTGGTGACCTCTTTCCTGACCTTTATCTTTGTGGGACCTGTGCTGCGGGAAGCCGGTAATCTGCTGGCCGCAGGCATCACATGGCTGTACAATACATTGGGGCCTGTGGGCGGAGCTCTCTTTGGATTTGCATACGCTCCTATTACCATGACCGGCATGCACCACAGCTTTATTGCCATTGAGACACAGCTGCTGGCTGACAGCGCCCATACAGGCGGCAGCTTCATTTTTTCAACTGCAAGCATGAATAATGTGGCCCAGGGCGCCGCGGTCCTGGCAGTGCTTCTCATGACAAAGAATGACAAGATGAAATCCATCTGCTCCGCGTCCGGCATTTCTGCCCTGTTGGGAATTACGGAACCAGCCATGTTCGGTGTGACACTGAAACTGAAGTATCCATTTTACGCAGCCATGGCTGGTTCGGCGGCAGGAAGCGCCTATCTGGCGGCCACCAAGACACTGGCGCAGGCATTGGGCGCAGCAGGACTTCCGGGCTTTATCTCCATGAAGCCTGACCACTATATGAATTTTGCCATTGGAATCATTTTGTCCATGGGCGTTTCCTTTGCCCTTACCATGGTGTTCTGGAAAAGGTTTGCTCTTGACCAGCAGGACGGAACGGAGAAAAGGACGGGAAGCAGGGCCGGGGAAATAGAAGAGGCTTCGGAAATGGAAATGCCACGGGAAATCGTCACCCAGCTTTACGTTCCCATGAAAGGCCAGATCCTGGATGTGGGGCAGTCCGCAGATGAGGTGTTTGCATCCAAGGCCCTGGGGAGCGGCGTGGCCATCAATCCCGCGGAGGGCATGGTATGTGCGCCGTGCGACGGTACCATAAGCCTGCTGTTTCCCACAAAGCATGCGGTGGGAATCACATCTGAGACAGGTGTGGAGGTGCTCATCCATATCGGAATCAATACGGTACAGCTGGACGGGCAGGGGTTTGAGGCATTTGTGTCCCAGGGTGATAAGGTGAAGAAGGGCGATAAGCTTATTGCCGCTGACCTGGATCTGATTCGGGAAAAGGGAATGAATCCGCAGACTATGATGATTCTGCCTGAGGGAGGAAATCTGGATGTGACCGTATATCCTGGTGAACAGGCAGATGCCAAAAATGTGGCGGTAAAGGCAGTGAAGACAGAATAA
- a CDS encoding cell wall hydrolase produces the protein MKRIVILGAMALTISLAVPMTVQAEENGTDMVLAAKSVVSGFKTALQDAAHKTIKFANQDGINIYQEPSTEAVVLDQAFLNTSFEVLGEYGDWSMITTEAGHAYIETKCLSGIEIRRPSYSEEDLYILAHVICGEAQNCPDDEQLLVGSVVLNRVNHGQFPNTIKGVVFAPGQYSCTRDGNYYREPTASNWANAKWLLENGSILPGNVVWQSGGRQGKGEYLRTRYHSYCY, from the coding sequence ATGAAACGAATCGTTATATTGGGAGCCATGGCCCTGACCATATCACTGGCAGTGCCAATGACCGTGCAGGCAGAAGAAAACGGGACAGATATGGTGCTCGCCGCAAAAAGCGTGGTGAGTGGATTCAAAACCGCTCTTCAGGACGCGGCCCATAAGACAATTAAGTTTGCTAACCAGGATGGAATCAATATTTATCAGGAGCCCAGCACAGAGGCAGTGGTTTTGGACCAGGCATTTTTGAATACCTCCTTTGAGGTTTTGGGCGAATACGGCGATTGGTCAATGATAACAACAGAGGCCGGACATGCATATATAGAAACAAAATGTCTCTCCGGTATTGAGATACGGCGTCCTTCCTATTCGGAAGAGGACCTTTATATACTGGCTCATGTAATCTGTGGTGAGGCACAGAACTGTCCGGATGATGAGCAGCTGCTGGTAGGTTCCGTGGTATTAAACAGGGTGAATCACGGCCAGTTTCCCAACACCATCAAAGGCGTGGTATTTGCACCGGGGCAGTATTCCTGCACCAGGGACGGGAATTACTATCGTGAACCCACAGCAAGCAATTGGGCCAATGCGAAGTGGCTTCTGGAAAATGGAAGCATCCTGCCGGGAAATGTGGTCTGGCAGTCAGGCGGCAGACAGGGCAAGGGAGAATATCTGAGGACCAGATATCACAGCTACTGTTATTGA
- a CDS encoding LacI family DNA-binding transcriptional regulator: MSSRKITMDDIANMAGVTKSTVSRYFNGGSVKESTRERIQEIIREYNYEPNTFARLKAKESNVIGVVLPTLNSKVSSRVVTSIGRYLREQGYETLIKDSDHSVDLELKNIQRLITLKVDGIILSAITITEAHRNLIQESPVPVVVAAQEYDGGISIVHDDYGAGKAMGVRVGRAAPARVGYMGVSGLDVAVGLNRKQGVMDGLKECGVKNVVTATGDYSYASGICMAEEILDQGPVDAIICATDRLAFGAYHVLGERGLRIPEDVSVAGFGGYDESTLLKPELTTLRFDSYGLGYLGAETILKMIHREPVPKKQIVDYRIIEGGSVKK, from the coding sequence ATGTCATCAAGAAAGATTACCATGGATGATATTGCAAATATGGCAGGGGTTACCAAGAGTACGGTGTCCAGATATTTTAATGGAGGCAGTGTAAAGGAATCCACCAGGGAAAGAATTCAGGAAATCATAAGGGAGTATAATTATGAGCCCAATACATTTGCCAGGTTAAAGGCCAAGGAAAGCAATGTGATTGGAGTGGTCCTTCCCACCCTTAATTCCAAGGTGTCCAGCCGGGTGGTGACCAGCATCGGGCGCTACCTGAGGGAGCAGGGGTATGAAACGCTGATTAAGGACTCGGACCACAGCGTGGACCTGGAGCTTAAGAATATCCAAAGACTGATTACGCTGAAGGTGGACGGCATCATACTGAGCGCCATTACCATAACAGAGGCGCACAGAAACCTGATACAGGAAAGTCCTGTGCCCGTGGTCGTGGCGGCCCAGGAATATGACGGGGGAATATCCATTGTCCACGATGACTACGGGGCGGGAAAGGCCATGGGAGTCCGTGTGGGAAGGGCTGCTCCGGCGCGGGTTGGATACATGGGAGTGTCCGGCCTTGATGTGGCGGTGGGGCTCAACCGTAAGCAGGGCGTGATGGACGGCCTGAAAGAGTGCGGCGTTAAGAATGTGGTCACGGCCACCGGCGATTACAGCTATGCCAGCGGAATTTGTATGGCTGAGGAAATTCTGGATCAGGGCCCGGTAGACGCAATCATATGTGCCACGGACCGCCTGGCTTTTGGCGCGTACCATGTTTTGGGGGAGAGAGGGCTGAGGATTCCCGAGGATGTTTCCGTGGCAGGATTTGGCGGATATGACGAAAGCACCCTGTTAAAGCCTGAGCTGACCACCCTGCGTTTTGATTCCTATGGTTTGGGCTATCTGGGAGCTGAAACCATTCTTAAGATGATACATCGGGAACCGGTGCCAAAGAAACAGATAGTGGATTACAGGATAATTGAAGGCGGAAGCGTTAAGAAATAA
- a CDS encoding GNAT family N-acetyltransferase: MNFTYNPNQIALYDEQDKLLAEVTFPDTADGAVDIDHTFVDDSLQGQGIAGKLMEALAGHLRAQGKKAVLTCSYAVRWFEKHPEYHDLIK; this comes from the coding sequence ATGAATTTCACATATAATCCAAATCAGATTGCCCTTTACGATGAACAGGACAAACTGCTGGCTGAAGTAACATTTCCAGATACTGCGGATGGCGCCGTAGATATTGACCACACCTTTGTGGATGATTCCCTTCAGGGTCAGGGAATCGCGGGCAAACTGATGGAAGCCCTGGCAGGGCATCTGCGTGCCCAGGGCAAGAAGGCTGTTTTGACCTGTTCCTATGCCGTCAGATGGTTTGAAAAGCATCCGGAGTATCATGATTTAATCAAATAG
- a CDS encoding MmcQ/YjbR family DNA-binding protein, with product MKTKKDLITYCLTYKDVYEDYPFRDHEWTVIRHRGNKRVFAWIYRREEQVCINLKCAPEWIEFWRNAYSGVRPGYHLNKKHWNTVVLDGSVPDKDIKRMIGESYDLTRGSGKER from the coding sequence ATGAAGACAAAGAAAGATTTGATTACATATTGTCTTACCTATAAAGATGTATATGAAGACTATCCCTTCCGGGATCACGAATGGACTGTCATACGTCACCGGGGCAATAAGCGGGTATTTGCCTGGATATACCGGCGGGAGGAACAGGTCTGCATTAACCTGAAATGCGCGCCTGAGTGGATTGAATTTTGGCGCAATGCCTATTCCGGCGTACGGCCAGGGTACCATCTGAATAAGAAGCACTGGAATACGGTGGTTCTGGATGGAAGCGTTCCGGATAAGGATATCAAAAGGATGATAGGTGAAAGCTATGATTTGACAAGAGGCTCCGGTAAGGAGAGATAA
- a CDS encoding YccF domain-containing protein produces the protein MGCLGNVLWFIFGGCISGLSWLLTGCLWCITIIGIPVGLQCFKFAGLSFFPFGKEVVYGGGAGSLLLNIIWLLVSGLPLAIESAIIGVLLCITIVGIPFGLQQFKLAKLALMPFGSQII, from the coding sequence ATGGGATGTCTTGGAAATGTATTATGGTTTATATTCGGCGGATGTATAAGCGGCCTGTCCTGGCTGCTGACAGGCTGCCTGTGGTGCATAACTATCATAGGTATACCGGTAGGGCTACAATGCTTTAAATTTGCGGGCCTGAGTTTCTTTCCCTTTGGAAAGGAAGTGGTCTACGGCGGGGGAGCGGGCTCCCTGCTCCTTAATATTATCTGGCTGCTGGTTTCCGGTTTGCCCCTGGCCATTGAGTCAGCTATCATCGGGGTACTGCTTTGCATTACTATCGTGGGCATACCTTTTGGGTTACAGCAGTTCAAGCTGGCCAAACTGGCTTTGATGCCCTTCGGAAGTCAGATTATCTAA